From the Archangium lipolyticum genome, one window contains:
- a CDS encoding TIGR02265 family protein: MRPREVKGEDRMVFVQVVEGLLRHGVGERVTPRMRERLRQAGLDLDRPLLPAYRLDMWKHCLHIIIAEVYPGVPREEAFRQLAARHVEGYGQTLVGRALLRLLRLLGPKRTVHRMVQALRSSDNYTEVQLKELGPSRYEMWMNSVLDAPGYAEELFTSFLRVSGAEEPRVVIVHREEEGTTYLLSWKER, from the coding sequence ATGCGGCCCCGCGAAGTGAAGGGGGAAGACCGGATGGTCTTCGTCCAGGTGGTGGAGGGTCTGCTCCGGCACGGAGTGGGAGAGCGGGTGACGCCGCGCATGCGGGAGCGCCTGCGCCAGGCGGGGTTGGATCTGGATCGGCCGCTGTTGCCGGCCTACCGGTTGGACATGTGGAAGCACTGCCTCCACATCATCATCGCGGAGGTGTACCCGGGAGTGCCTCGCGAGGAGGCCTTCCGCCAGCTGGCGGCGCGGCACGTGGAGGGCTACGGCCAGACGCTGGTGGGCCGCGCGCTGCTGCGGCTGTTGCGGCTGCTCGGGCCCAAGCGCACGGTGCACAGGATGGTGCAGGCGCTGCGCTCCTCGGACAACTACACCGAGGTGCAGCTCAAGGAGCTGGGGCCGAGCAGGTACGAGATGTGGATGAACTCGGTGCTGGACGCGCCGGGCTATGCCGAGGAGCTCTTCACCAGCTTCCTGAGGGTGAGCGGCGCGGAGGAGCCACGGGTGGTCATCGTGCACAGGGAGGAGGAGGGCACCACGTACCTCCTCAGCTGGAAGGAGCGCTGA
- a CDS encoding ABC transporter permease/substrate-binding protein, whose amino-acid sequence MRALAASLLLVLAASCSGTSSEEPPVRVGSKKFTESVILGDMVTQLVRSTGAKAAHRRELGGTQVLWQALRRGEIDVYPEYTGTLRQEIFAGRPLPDEEALRQALAAEGLRMSAPLGFNDTYALGMKEDEAERLGIRTLSDLRKHPELRFGFSNEFMDRGDGWPSLRARYALPQKDVRGLDHDLAYRGLESGAIQVTDLYSTDAEIQYYGLRVLEDDLRHFPAYDAVLVFRADLVERAPEAVAAFGRLEGRISEGEMVELNARAKLQRVPERQVAATFLERELGLVVTVRGEGWGASLWRHTREHLFLVGLSLLAAIVVAVPLGVLVARRPRVGQGVLALAGIIQTVPSLALLVFMIPLLGIGSRPAIVALFLYSLLPIIRNTAAGLSGIPPEVRESAEALGLPSGARLRLVELPMAAPSILAGIQTSAVINVGTATLGALIGAGGYGQPILTGIRLDDIPLILQGAVPAAGLALLVNGLFEFVARLVIPRGLRL is encoded by the coding sequence ATGAGGGCCCTCGCCGCCAGCCTGCTCCTGGTGCTCGCCGCGTCGTGCTCCGGCACGTCCTCGGAAGAGCCTCCCGTGCGCGTGGGCTCCAAGAAGTTCACCGAGTCCGTCATCCTCGGTGACATGGTGACGCAGCTCGTTCGGAGCACCGGCGCGAAGGCCGCACATCGGCGCGAGCTCGGCGGCACCCAGGTGCTCTGGCAGGCCCTGCGCCGGGGGGAGATCGACGTGTACCCCGAGTATACCGGCACCCTGCGCCAGGAGATCTTCGCCGGCCGCCCGCTGCCCGATGAAGAGGCCCTGCGCCAGGCGCTCGCCGCCGAGGGCCTGCGCATGAGCGCGCCCCTGGGCTTCAATGACACCTATGCGCTCGGCATGAAGGAGGACGAGGCAGAGCGGCTGGGCATCCGGACCCTCTCCGACCTGCGCAAGCACCCGGAGCTGCGCTTCGGCTTCAGCAACGAGTTCATGGACCGGGGTGACGGCTGGCCCTCCCTGCGCGCCCGCTACGCGTTGCCCCAGAAGGATGTGCGCGGGCTCGACCATGACCTGGCCTACCGGGGTCTGGAGAGCGGCGCCATCCAGGTGACGGACCTGTACTCCACCGACGCGGAGATCCAGTACTACGGCCTGCGTGTCCTGGAGGACGACCTGAGGCACTTCCCCGCGTACGACGCCGTGCTCGTCTTCCGCGCGGACCTGGTCGAGCGCGCCCCCGAGGCGGTGGCCGCGTTCGGACGATTGGAGGGCCGCATCTCCGAGGGGGAGATGGTGGAGCTGAACGCGCGGGCGAAGCTCCAGCGTGTCCCCGAGCGGCAGGTGGCCGCCACGTTCCTGGAGCGCGAGCTGGGACTGGTGGTGACGGTGCGAGGGGAGGGGTGGGGCGCGAGCCTGTGGAGGCATACGCGCGAGCACCTGTTCCTCGTGGGCCTGTCCCTGCTCGCGGCCATCGTGGTGGCGGTGCCCCTGGGCGTGCTGGTGGCGAGGCGGCCGAGGGTGGGGCAGGGCGTGCTCGCGCTGGCCGGCATCATCCAGACGGTGCCATCGCTGGCGCTGCTCGTGTTCATGATTCCGCTGCTGGGCATCGGCTCGAGGCCCGCCATCGTGGCGCTGTTCCTCTACAGCCTGCTGCCCATCATCCGGAACACGGCGGCCGGGCTCTCCGGCATTCCACCCGAGGTGCGCGAGTCCGCCGAGGCGCTCGGTCTGCCGTCCGGCGCGCGCCTGCGCCTGGTGGAACTGCCCATGGCCGCGCCGTCCATCCTCGCGGGCATCCAGACATCCGCCGTCATCAACGTGGGTACCGCCACGCTGGGGGCTCTCATCGGTGCCGGGGGCTACGGACAGCCCATCCTCACCGGCATCCGGCTGGATGACATTCCTCTCATCCTCCAGGGCGCCGTGCCGGCGGCCGGGCTCGCCCTGCTGGTCAATGGCTTGTTCGAGTTTGTCGCACGGCTCGTGATTCCCCGAGGGCTGCGGCTGTAG
- a CDS encoding thermonuclease family protein yields the protein MRAVSAWRVLAVVLGCVLIVLCACGSESACGPSAGVVSRVIDGDTVVLQSGERVRYLLVDTPESTGGKHECFGAESRDFNRSLVEGRVVRLRYGEACTDRYGRLLAYVSVDGQEVNALLAERGYACVLYIAPAGESRRSEFQSLESSARRAGRGMWGECSSVPCEK from the coding sequence ATGCGCGCCGTGAGTGCCTGGCGGGTGCTCGCGGTGGTGCTCGGGTGCGTGCTCATCGTCCTGTGTGCATGCGGCTCGGAGTCCGCCTGTGGCCCGAGCGCCGGTGTGGTGTCGAGGGTCATCGACGGTGACACCGTGGTGCTCCAGAGCGGCGAGCGCGTGCGCTACCTGCTCGTGGACACTCCGGAGAGCACGGGGGGCAAGCACGAGTGTTTCGGTGCCGAGTCCCGTGACTTCAACCGCTCGCTCGTCGAGGGCCGTGTCGTGCGGTTGCGGTACGGAGAGGCGTGTACGGACCGCTACGGGCGGCTGCTCGCGTACGTGAGCGTGGATGGGCAGGAGGTGAACGCACTGCTCGCCGAGCGCGGCTACGCCTGCGTCCTCTACATCGCTCCCGCGGGCGAGTCGCGGCGCTCGGAGTTCCAGTCCCTGGAGTCCTCGGCCCGGCGGGCCGGGCGCGGCATGTGGGGCGAGTGTTCCTCCGTCCCTTGTGAGAAGTAG
- a CDS encoding ATP-grasp domain-containing protein, translated as MNVVFISPHFPPQFFHFVTALRERGVNVLGIGDTPYDSLRHELRESLSEYFFTPNLNDYDALLRATGYLTWRHGRIDRIDSLNETWLEVEARLRQDFHVPGLLPADIARLRTKLGMHDVFKNAGVPHPDGIPVKDAAGVKAFATKVGYPLVLKPDVGVGAARTFKVSSDADVDAALSAPLPGYVAQAFVRGTIVTYDGLVDRDGHIVFRLSHEYSDGVMEVVLEQRDISFWSLKEIPPALETLGRRAVAALGLRERWFHLEFFRLSDGSYVALEANLRPPGGYMTDMMNYACDIDVYRLWTRILTGDDVRDFRYTPRYHVCHTARRASKRYRYSHSELVAKLGDALLMHREMPSVFHSAMGNEMYLTRHDSLAATQDAVRLIQATA; from the coding sequence ATGAACGTCGTCTTCATCTCCCCTCACTTCCCCCCTCAGTTCTTCCACTTCGTCACCGCCCTGCGCGAGCGCGGTGTCAATGTCCTGGGCATCGGCGATACCCCCTACGACTCCCTCCGCCACGAGCTGCGCGAGTCCCTCTCCGAGTACTTCTTCACCCCCAACCTCAACGACTACGACGCCCTCCTGCGCGCCACCGGCTACCTCACCTGGCGCCATGGCCGTATCGATCGCATCGACTCCCTCAACGAGACCTGGCTCGAGGTCGAGGCCCGTCTCCGTCAGGACTTCCACGTCCCCGGCCTCCTCCCCGCCGACATCGCCCGCCTGCGCACCAAGCTCGGCATGCACGATGTCTTCAAGAATGCCGGCGTCCCCCACCCCGATGGCATCCCCGTCAAGGACGCCGCCGGAGTGAAGGCCTTCGCCACGAAGGTCGGCTACCCGCTCGTCCTCAAGCCCGACGTGGGTGTTGGCGCCGCCCGCACCTTCAAGGTCTCCTCCGACGCCGACGTCGACGCCGCCCTCTCCGCGCCCCTCCCCGGCTACGTGGCCCAGGCCTTCGTCCGCGGCACCATCGTCACCTATGACGGGCTCGTGGACCGCGACGGCCACATCGTCTTCCGCCTCAGCCACGAGTACAGCGACGGCGTCATGGAGGTCGTCCTCGAACAGCGCGACATCTCCTTCTGGAGCCTCAAGGAGATTCCTCCCGCGCTCGAGACGCTCGGCCGCCGTGCCGTGGCCGCGCTCGGCCTGCGCGAGCGCTGGTTCCACCTCGAGTTCTTCCGGCTCTCCGATGGCAGCTACGTCGCCCTCGAGGCCAACCTGCGTCCGCCCGGCGGCTACATGACGGACATGATGAACTACGCGTGCGACATCGACGTGTACCGGCTCTGGACCCGCATCCTCACCGGCGATGACGTGCGCGACTTCCGTTACACGCCTCGCTACCACGTCTGTCACACCGCCCGGCGCGCCTCCAAACGCTACCGCTACTCCCACTCCGAGCTGGTGGCGAAGCTCGGCGATGCGCTGCTGATGCATCGCGAGATGCCCTCCGTCTTCCACAGCGCCATGGGCAACGAGATGTACCTCACCCGCCACGACAGCCTCGCCGCCACCCAGGACGCCGTTCGCCTCATCCAGGCCACGGCCTGA
- a CDS encoding alpha/beta hydrolase, with protein MGHVHIIRDFASPQEGFARTVRIYTPEGYDQAPHHRFPVLYMHDGQNVFAHPESALFDTWCANLVLEHMVGEGQEPWIIVGIDSGPGRMREYSPWDDPSVNVNGGGEAYSRFLVETLKPYVDGVYRTRQGPEWTGIMGSSLGGLMSLYLGWRNPEVFGRIGALSPSVMWSQYKLFQHWTAHSRRWTRIYLDAGTHEWIDPGGVPLPYGEATRDFYFHLKGLGYADHEVALVLEPEGQHHERDWQRRLPFAMRWLLG; from the coding sequence ATGGGTCACGTGCACATCATCCGAGACTTCGCCTCCCCCCAGGAGGGCTTCGCCCGCACCGTGCGCATCTACACGCCGGAAGGGTACGACCAGGCCCCCCACCACCGCTTCCCCGTCCTCTACATGCACGACGGGCAGAACGTCTTCGCGCATCCCGAGTCGGCCCTCTTCGACACCTGGTGCGCCAACCTCGTCCTGGAGCACATGGTGGGCGAGGGCCAGGAGCCATGGATCATCGTGGGCATCGACTCGGGCCCGGGGCGCATGAGGGAGTACTCGCCCTGGGACGATCCGAGCGTCAACGTGAACGGCGGTGGCGAGGCCTACTCGCGCTTCCTCGTCGAGACGCTCAAGCCCTACGTCGATGGCGTCTACCGGACGCGCCAGGGCCCCGAGTGGACGGGCATCATGGGCTCATCGCTGGGCGGGCTGATGTCGCTCTACCTGGGCTGGAGGAACCCCGAGGTGTTCGGCCGCATCGGGGCGCTGTCGCCCTCGGTGATGTGGAGCCAGTACAAGCTGTTCCAGCACTGGACGGCGCACTCGCGGCGCTGGACGCGCATCTACCTGGACGCCGGGACGCACGAGTGGATCGACCCGGGTGGCGTCCCGCTGCCCTACGGCGAGGCCACGCGCGACTTCTACTTCCACCTCAAGGGGCTGGGTTACGCCGACCACGAGGTGGCGCTGGTGCTCGAGCCGGAAGGCCAGCACCACGAGCGGGACTGGCAGCGGCGGCTTCCGTTCGCCATGCGCTGGCTGCTCGGGTGA
- a CDS encoding DUF3396 domain-containing protein, translating to MSGHYPRIRIHAESGYLLIRDGLTLTFYMRRAHAEVAPAVLRALGIYRSMVGPNALGLYTDAEGNWHELDDAGWDHVRREILSNQRFAFHLTDASTTEDRYRFRYHGKPLNDPSLGNKPGAVSAVSFWLPTEYLEEHGPDRVRALAIEIAALLPFCSGHAGLSFNCETDLVGVKREVRKLCFRYPGMDIPELGYTSWEIGTRVRGPAWLTFLGQPVLGELGGVENLRARLRSPETTVQDMGAERAVIILGPWPEAGDAENGRDLPAYRELARVLEPWLFHEKPLRGGTFTPEDLLRWERRFLD from the coding sequence ATGAGTGGGCACTACCCGAGAATCCGTATCCATGCGGAGAGCGGCTACCTCCTGATACGCGATGGCCTGACCCTCACCTTCTACATGCGGCGCGCTCATGCGGAGGTAGCGCCCGCCGTGCTCCGCGCGCTGGGAATCTACCGCTCCATGGTCGGCCCCAACGCACTTGGCTTGTACACCGACGCCGAGGGCAACTGGCACGAGCTCGATGATGCAGGCTGGGACCACGTCCGGCGCGAGATACTCTCGAACCAACGGTTTGCCTTTCACCTGACGGATGCATCCACCACCGAGGATCGTTACCGATTCCGGTACCATGGCAAGCCCCTCAATGACCCCTCACTGGGTAACAAGCCGGGCGCGGTGTCAGCGGTCTCCTTCTGGCTTCCCACGGAATATCTCGAGGAACACGGCCCTGACCGGGTGCGCGCTCTGGCAATCGAAATAGCGGCGCTCCTCCCTTTCTGCTCGGGTCACGCGGGCCTCTCCTTCAATTGCGAGACCGACCTGGTGGGTGTGAAGCGTGAAGTTCGCAAGCTCTGCTTCCGCTACCCTGGCATGGACATCCCAGAGCTGGGTTACACCTCCTGGGAGATCGGCACACGTGTGCGAGGCCCTGCCTGGTTGACCTTCCTGGGACAACCCGTCCTGGGCGAGCTCGGGGGAGTCGAGAACCTGCGAGCGCGGCTACGCTCGCCCGAAACCACCGTCCAGGACATGGGAGCGGAGCGCGCTGTCATCATCCTGGGTCCATGGCCCGAGGCGGGCGACGCAGAGAACGGAAGGGACCTGCCCGCCTACCGGGAACTGGCGCGCGTGCTGGAGCCCTGGCTCTTTCATGAGAAACCCCTCCGTGGCGGCACCTTCACCCCGGAGGACCTGCTCCGCTGGGAGCGTCGCTTCCTCGATTGA
- a CDS encoding ATP-binding cassette domain-containing protein, whose amino-acid sequence MFELEQVSRRFGDMQALYPLDLRIPAGRTTVLLGPSGCGKSTLLRLMNGLLRPDTGRVLFRGQPLRDEDLLAIRQRIGYALQGGGLFPHLTAEGNTTLMARYLKWPEERIHARLRELVELTRFPPDALDRYPGQLSGGQRQRVSLMRALLLEPDVLLLDEPLGALDPMIRYELQGDLRDIFARLGKTVVLVTHDLGEGAFLGDHVVLMREGRIVQQGPLAELERAPADPFVTRFFQAQRLPFEGRQS is encoded by the coding sequence GTGTTCGAGCTCGAACAGGTGTCCAGACGCTTCGGCGACATGCAGGCGCTGTATCCGCTCGATCTCCGGATACCCGCCGGGCGGACCACGGTGCTCCTCGGGCCGAGTGGCTGTGGCAAGTCCACCCTGCTGCGGTTGATGAACGGCCTGCTCCGGCCCGACACCGGCCGCGTCCTCTTCCGTGGCCAGCCCCTGCGTGACGAGGACCTGCTCGCCATACGCCAGCGCATCGGCTACGCGCTCCAGGGCGGAGGCCTCTTCCCGCACCTCACCGCCGAGGGCAACACCACCCTCATGGCCCGCTACTTGAAATGGCCCGAGGAGCGCATCCACGCACGGCTGCGCGAGCTCGTCGAGCTCACCCGGTTTCCCCCGGACGCGCTCGACCGCTACCCCGGCCAGCTCTCCGGTGGCCAGCGCCAGCGCGTCAGCCTCATGCGCGCGCTGCTGCTCGAGCCGGACGTGCTCCTGCTCGACGAGCCGCTCGGCGCGCTCGACCCGATGATCCGCTACGAGCTGCAGGGCGACCTGCGCGACATCTTCGCCCGGCTCGGCAAGACGGTGGTGCTCGTCACCCATGACCTCGGCGAAGGCGCCTTCCTGGGCGACCACGTGGTGCTGATGCGCGAGGGCCGCATCGTCCAGCAGGGCCCGCTCGCCGAGCTGGAGCGCGCTCCCGCCGACCCCTTCGTCACCCGCTTCTTCCAGGCCCAACGTCTGCCCTTCGAGGGCCGCCAGTCATGA
- a CDS encoding ribonuclease T2 family protein — protein MTMELHGRSITALLVASVLFGLGPGAWASVPVSGTLQAERDCEAFVSKKKKSNPDKAHLEPGDAYVILEVNRPNQPDWFRVRVEDANPPERWVEASCGRQTLSGVSPGVEGPTQPEAPIDADDPSLCRTAGLQDSFKLALSWQPAFCESHRSKKECAVNFPATFQSSGNFTLHGLWPNREACGINYGNCENRRKPREFCDYPDLGLNPEVAKQLSQVMPGTASCLERHEWFKHGTCQVDWDIDQYYEVAMDLVRQFNGSGINKYMAENMGKQVAMEDFLKQVDTALGAEARSRLQLSCAGGKLTDVFISLPPQIEPGASLSELIGMAPPDFRSKCPSRFTIDAVGYSR, from the coding sequence ATGACCATGGAACTGCACGGGCGCTCCATCACCGCGCTCCTGGTGGCCAGTGTCCTCTTCGGTCTCGGGCCTGGCGCCTGGGCGAGTGTTCCCGTCAGTGGCACCCTGCAAGCGGAGAGGGATTGCGAAGCCTTCGTCTCGAAGAAGAAGAAGAGCAACCCGGACAAGGCGCACCTCGAGCCCGGTGACGCCTATGTCATCCTGGAGGTGAACCGCCCCAACCAGCCCGACTGGTTCCGGGTGCGTGTGGAAGACGCCAATCCCCCGGAGCGGTGGGTGGAGGCCAGCTGCGGAAGGCAGACGCTGAGTGGGGTATCGCCAGGGGTCGAGGGTCCGACCCAGCCCGAGGCGCCCATCGACGCGGACGACCCTTCCCTCTGTAGAACCGCGGGCCTGCAGGACAGCTTCAAGCTGGCCCTCAGCTGGCAGCCGGCCTTCTGCGAGAGCCACCGCAGCAAGAAGGAGTGCGCCGTCAACTTCCCCGCCACCTTCCAGTCCTCGGGCAACTTCACCCTGCACGGCCTCTGGCCCAACCGGGAGGCGTGCGGCATCAACTATGGCAATTGTGAGAACAGGCGGAAGCCGCGCGAGTTCTGCGACTACCCCGACCTCGGGCTGAATCCAGAGGTGGCCAAGCAGTTGAGCCAGGTGATGCCCGGCACCGCCTCCTGTCTGGAGCGCCATGAGTGGTTCAAGCATGGCACCTGCCAGGTGGATTGGGACATCGACCAGTATTACGAGGTGGCCATGGACCTCGTCCGCCAGTTCAACGGCTCGGGCATCAACAAGTACATGGCCGAGAACATGGGCAAGCAGGTCGCGATGGAAGACTTCCTGAAGCAGGTGGACACCGCCCTGGGCGCCGAGGCTCGCAGCCGGCTGCAATTGAGCTGCGCCGGAGGCAAATTGACGGATGTCTTCATCTCCCTGCCGCCCCAGATCGAGCCGGGGGCGAGCCTGAGCGAGCTGATCGGCATGGCCCCGCCAGACTTCCGCAGCAAGTGTCCCTCGCGGTTCACCATCGACGCGGTGGGCTACTCACGCTGA
- a CDS encoding mechanosensitive ion channel family protein: MYRYLVFFLMLLLAPATGLALNEGLGEVPAEVDRHTPAATVAGFLDATHARDLARMPHYLWLSHLPKEKQRAEGERLALRLMFVVDRTLWFDFSHISQEPQGEPTDALHDSLGKIPLGRGLRDIRLRKVDGPEGASLWVFSEDTVRAIDALFAEHGSPMLEVLPPFLFVRPLWILELWQWLGLALLVGVAGLASRVLEGWGHGLGLRAMRLTKSGWDDQLLAAGRGPVRYGLGAVLMALGSRLLLLPPPAQHGVDLLARSLVIIAVAWFVVRFVKLAAGFIEQKVASESGADVGRVRGLRTQLAVMRRIVEVASYVIAASLLLLQFEAVRNVGVSLLASAGLAGLVVGLAAQKSISTLLGGIQLSITQPVRIGDTVIVENEWGWIEEITLSYVVVKVWDLRRLVVPMSYFLDKPFQNWSRTSTEILGTAELYADYKTDVGAVRTELARILREEGRELWDGKAQGVQVTGCSERTMTLRVLVSASDAGKAFDLRCLVREKLIAFLQRQPNGLPVLRAEALLPPEVASPWGNAAFSAPAGKPAENVVAPPGSRRE; the protein is encoded by the coding sequence ATGTACCGATACCTCGTCTTCTTCCTGATGTTGCTGCTGGCACCGGCCACCGGCCTCGCGCTCAACGAGGGACTGGGTGAGGTGCCCGCGGAGGTGGATCGCCATACGCCCGCGGCCACGGTGGCCGGCTTCCTGGATGCCACGCACGCCCGGGACCTGGCTCGCATGCCGCACTACCTGTGGTTGTCACATCTGCCAAAGGAGAAGCAGCGCGCCGAGGGCGAGCGGCTCGCGCTGCGGTTGATGTTCGTGGTGGACCGCACGTTGTGGTTCGACTTCTCGCACATCAGCCAGGAGCCGCAGGGGGAGCCCACGGATGCGCTCCATGACAGCCTCGGGAAGATTCCGCTCGGACGGGGCCTGCGGGACATCCGGCTGCGGAAGGTGGACGGGCCCGAGGGTGCCTCTCTCTGGGTGTTCAGCGAGGACACGGTCCGCGCCATCGATGCACTCTTCGCCGAGCATGGCTCGCCGATGCTGGAGGTGCTGCCTCCCTTCCTCTTCGTGCGCCCGTTGTGGATCCTGGAGCTGTGGCAGTGGTTGGGCCTGGCGCTGCTGGTGGGGGTGGCGGGGCTGGCGAGCCGGGTGCTCGAGGGGTGGGGCCATGGCCTGGGCCTGCGAGCCATGCGCCTGACGAAGTCCGGTTGGGATGATCAGCTGCTCGCGGCGGGCCGGGGTCCGGTGCGCTACGGACTCGGGGCGGTGCTGATGGCGCTGGGCTCGCGCCTGCTGCTGCTGCCACCGCCCGCGCAGCACGGGGTGGACCTGCTCGCGCGCTCACTGGTCATCATCGCGGTGGCGTGGTTCGTCGTGCGCTTCGTCAAGCTGGCCGCCGGTTTCATCGAGCAGAAGGTGGCCAGCGAGTCCGGTGCGGACGTGGGGCGCGTGCGAGGCCTGCGCACCCAGCTCGCGGTGATGCGCCGCATCGTCGAGGTGGCCAGCTATGTCATCGCCGCCTCGCTGCTGCTCCTGCAGTTCGAGGCCGTACGCAACGTGGGCGTGTCGCTGCTGGCCTCCGCGGGGCTCGCGGGCCTCGTCGTCGGCCTGGCGGCGCAGAAGTCCATCTCCACGCTGCTGGGCGGCATCCAACTCTCCATCACCCAGCCGGTGCGCATCGGCGACACCGTCATCGTGGAGAACGAGTGGGGGTGGATCGAGGAGATCACCCTCTCCTATGTGGTGGTGAAGGTGTGGGACCTGCGGCGGCTGGTGGTGCCGATGAGCTACTTCCTCGACAAGCCCTTCCAGAACTGGAGCAGGACGTCGACGGAGATCCTCGGCACGGCGGAGCTGTACGCGGACTACAAGACGGACGTGGGCGCGGTGCGTACCGAGCTCGCGCGCATCCTCCGGGAGGAGGGCCGCGAGCTGTGGGACGGCAAGGCGCAGGGGGTGCAGGTGACGGGGTGCAGCGAGCGGACGATGACGCTGCGCGTGCTGGTGAGCGCGTCGGACGCGGGCAAGGCGTTCGACCTGCGGTGCCTGGTTCGCGAGAAGCTCATCGCCTTCCTCCAGCGGCAGCCGAACGGACTGCCCGTGCTGCGCGCCGAGGCCCTCCTCCCACCGGAGGTGGCCTCGCCCTGGGGCAACGCGGCGTTCTCCGCGCCAGCCGGCAAGCCCGCGGAGAACGTGGTGGCCCCGCCGGGCTCGCGGCGCGAGTAG
- a CDS encoding lamin tail domain-containing protein: MSRAVLALALASSACGLSFDEVEPSCEGWRPGDVVITELLPDPAGADTGQEWMELHNPGSAAVDLKGLLLYAARLDGSQERAYLFEESMPVDARGYRVLGDVRVEQLPAHVNHSYGDTLGSLGNTGGLIGLRCGDVVVDEVHYIAPLRSGVARIYDGRLVPDALDNDDTSRWCDAPAPGSGSGPRASPGTANPPCANPPGGGDGGVSVDAGGTADAGVPGDTCLSPGMGTLRPVSRPGPGELVITEVMSDPKAVADAQGEWVEVHALRDVDLNGVLLSDESGGGTLLNDRQCLEVRGGTQVVFARSRESSTNGGVRSVLATFSFGLSNSGGTHALRLSLNGTLLDEVTWTGTSLPGVSRQLDPTRKDAVRNDEAGSFCSTPGGVLYNAVDRGTPGAENRPCAP, from the coding sequence ATGTCTCGTGCTGTCCTGGCCCTGGCGCTCGCGAGCAGCGCCTGTGGTCTGTCTTTCGATGAAGTGGAGCCATCCTGTGAGGGATGGAGGCCCGGAGATGTCGTCATCACCGAGCTGCTGCCGGACCCGGCGGGCGCGGACACCGGACAGGAGTGGATGGAGCTCCACAACCCGGGGAGCGCGGCGGTGGACCTGAAGGGGCTGTTGCTCTACGCGGCGCGCTTGGATGGCTCGCAGGAGCGGGCATACCTCTTCGAGGAGTCCATGCCGGTGGATGCGAGGGGCTACCGGGTGCTCGGGGACGTGCGCGTCGAGCAGTTGCCGGCCCATGTGAATCACTCGTACGGCGACACGCTGGGCTCCCTGGGCAACACGGGTGGGCTCATCGGTCTGCGCTGTGGAGATGTCGTCGTGGACGAGGTGCATTACATCGCGCCGCTCCGCTCGGGTGTGGCGCGCATCTACGACGGAAGGCTCGTGCCGGATGCGCTCGACAATGACGACACGAGCCGTTGGTGTGATGCACCCGCGCCCGGCTCGGGCAGTGGCCCACGGGCGAGCCCCGGGACCGCGAACCCGCCCTGTGCGAATCCGCCTGGAGGCGGGGATGGAGGTGTGTCCGTCGATGCGGGGGGGACCGCGGATGCGGGTGTGCCCGGGGACACGTGTCTGTCTCCTGGCATGGGCACGCTCCGGCCCGTGTCGCGCCCTGGTCCTGGTGAGCTGGTCATCACCGAGGTCATGTCCGATCCGAAGGCCGTGGCGGATGCGCAGGGAGAGTGGGTGGAGGTGCATGCCCTGCGAGATGTGGACCTCAATGGGGTGTTGCTCTCGGACGAGAGCGGTGGGGGAACCCTGCTCAATGACAGGCAGTGCCTGGAGGTGAGGGGTGGTACCCAGGTGGTGTTCGCGCGGAGCAGGGAGTCCTCGACCAACGGGGGCGTGCGGTCCGTGTTGGCGACCTTTTCCTTCGGTCTGAGCAACAGCGGGGGAACCCATGCGCTGCGGTTGTCCCTGAATGGGACGCTGCTCGATGAAGTGACCTGGACGGGCACTTCGCTCCCCGGCGTGTCCCGGCAGCTCGATCCCACGCGGAAGGACGCCGTGCGCAATGATGAGGCGGGGAGCTTCTGCTCGACACCCGGGGGCGTTCTCTACAACGCGGTGGACCGGGGCACTCCCGGTGCGGAGAACCGTCCATGCGCGCCGTGA